The region AAGCCATCAGCCATCAGCCATCAGCGTTCAGCAAGAAAGAAGGGCGCAAGAGATCAGCCATATTGAAGCTGAAGACCCGCCGCAAATTGCCCATCCAGAAGGATGTCCTCTCCAGCAAAAGCCCTCTTTGTGCTTTAACTGACGGCTGAACACTGAATGCTGAAGGCTTTTTCAAACGACATACCAAAGGCCAGCTTTGGTATTGTTCCTCCCCGCATTCCCTATGCGTCTCATGGACGACTTCGCTATACTGCGAAGGATGCCCGTTGCTTTGATTGTCTTTGCTGCGCTGATTGCATTTGACCAGTGGCTGAAACTCTGGTCGGTGGCCAATCTGCAACCTTATGTACTGAAACCGCTCATTGAAAATGTGCTCTCCCTGACCCTCGTGTACAACACCGGTGCTGCATGGGGCATGCTGGGAGGGGCCACCATCATTCTGGCCATTCTGAGGCTTGTGGTGGGCATTGGCATTTTGATCTACCTCTGGAAGGACAAACCCAGAGGTCTGACCTTCTGGTCTCTGGTCCTGATTGCCACTGGAGCCGTAGGCAATGCCATTGATGGCCTGCGTCTGGGCAAAGTGGTGGACATGTTTTACTCCCACCAACTGTCGTGGGTCACCCAGAAGATTCACCAGCAGGATTTTCCCATC is a window of Deinococcus misasensis DSM 22328 DNA encoding:
- the lspA gene encoding signal peptidase II, whose product is MPVALIVFAALIAFDQWLKLWSVANLQPYVLKPLIENVLSLTLVYNTGAAWGMLGGATIILAILRLVVGIGILIYLWKDKPRGLTFWSLVLIATGAVGNAIDGLRLGKVVDMFYSHQLSWVTQKIHQQDFPIFNIADICVVSGTILLIAASLFAKKPESKQKASEA